A window of Paraburkholderia megapolitana genomic DNA:
TCGCCGTAGTGAGCGAGCTTCAGTGGTTTGGGATCGAGGTGCAGCAGGTCCGTGAGCGACACGATCACGTCGGTGGGAAGATGTCCTTGCGATGGCAACGGATAGTCGAACCAGGAGTCGCCGTCCGCCAGCAGGTTAAGCGCTTGTATCGATGCCTTCGCCACGTTGTTACGTGCGCTTTGCATCTGACGCTTATGCTCGCTCTTGCAGGCATCGATATCGGATTGAATCTGCTTTTGCAACTGGCGATATGCGTCGAGCGTGGTGCCATTCATCTGCGACTCCTGACGACGGGCGTTGGATTCGGATCGAGGCTACCACGTATGACAAGGCGTGCCATAGCGTCGCGATCGTCAACGTGACGATCGCATCCACCATGCATATCTAGAACCGCTCGACCCTGAACGGATGCATATCCACCGTCACGGGTTCACCGGTCATCATCTCGGCGACCAACCGGCCGGTGATGGGCCCAAGCGTCAAGCCATGATGCGCATGGCCAAATGCAAACCACAAATTCTCGTGCTGTCGAGCGGGTCCGATGATCGGCATCATGTCGATGGTGCAGGGGCGTCGGCCCATCCACGGTTCATCGTCGAGGCGTGCGCCTAGCGGGAATAGCTTGCGTGCGATCGGCTCGACCGCGGTTAATTGCGCCGGAGTTTTCGGCGCATCGACTCGCGCAATTTCCGCGCCTGTCGTCAACCGGATGCCTCGTGCCATCGGAGCGAGCAGATAAGCGTTTTCGATGTCGAGCACCGGATGGTTCAAACGTGCCTGCGCTTCAGGTGCGTAGTGCATGTGATAGCCGCGTTTGACAGCGAGCGGCAGGCGATAACCGAGGCGCTCGGTCGCGCGTGCGGACCATGGTCCCAATGCAATCACCGTAGACGCCGCCTCGATCGTTCCTTCGTCCGTGTCGACCTGCCAGCCATCGCGAAGCGTATCGGCGTCGCCGATCAGAAACCGTCCGCCGAGGCGCTCGAAATATTTTGCATACGCGGTGACGAGCGCATTGGGATCGCTGACCGAATCGGAGGCGGTGAAACGCAGTCCGCCTAACAACGACGTGTCGAGGTCGGGTTCAACCTGTCGCAGGCGCGCCGGATCCAGCGCTTCGAACGTGACGCCGAATTCCCGCTGCCACTGCTCGACGGTCTTCGTTTCCGCGTCCTGTTTTGCCGCGGTGCGAAAGACCTTGATCCATCCAGTGGGACGTATTAATTCGCTGGCGCCGGCCTCGGCGGCAAGCGCGCGATGCTCGTTGACGCAATGTTCGATCAACGTCGAATAGGAGCGCGCAATCGCCGCATGTTTCACTGGATGCGAATTGCGCCAGTACTGCCACAGGAAAGGCGCAACCTTCAACATCGCGTCAGCGTGATAGCGAACGTCGAGCGATTCGTTGCGTGCGTATTGCAGCAACTTGAGAATGTTGCGAGGAAAGGCATAGGGATAAACGCCTTCGCGCTGGATCAGCCCGGCGTTGCCAAACGATGTCTCGTTGCCGGGGAGCTTGCGATCCACGAGCGCAACCGCGCGGCCGCGCTTCTGAAGATGCACGGCGATGGACACGCCCACAATGCCCGCGCCGAGCACGACGGTGTCGAATTTCATCGAGTGTCTGGTCCAGTTTTTTGTTGGAAGACGCTACTTTACTGCGAACCGACCCGTAGCGATCCTGGTGGACCTGGCAGTGCGATGTCCGCGTGCGTATCGACGAGATGACCGTCACGCTGAACCCGCAGCACGGAGATCGTGTTGCTCGCGTAGTTGCCGGTGTACGCATAGCGTCCGTCCGGCGAGAACGCTGCCCCTTCGGGGAACGCTCCAACTTCGATCGTGTCGGCGCGGCTGATGCGTCCGTTCTTGATGCGCAGTAAGACGGCTAGACCTGTCTTGTGGCGGAACCATGAATCGATCGCCGCATCGTAGCTTCCGTTCAGGATGGTCGCCAGTGCGAAGTCGCCGCGCGGACTGACGACCAGCCCTTCAACTGAATCTCCTGCCGTCACGTAATCGACCACGCGGGGCGGCGAAGCCTGCAAGTCCATCACGGTCACGGGGTCGACGTTGCCATTCGAATCGGCTTTGCCGGTGTTGCCAGCGAGGCCCGTGTATCCGTCCGGTGTAATGGTGACCGTATAGGGAAAGAGGCCGGCCGGCATCTCGTAGCCAGTCGGTTGCACATGGCCGTCGTCGATCGATAACACGGCTACTTTGTGCGCGAGGAATTTGGCAACCAGTGCGCGCTTGCCGTCCGGTGTGATCGCGACGGAAGTTACTTCGTCGTTCATCTGAACTGTGTCGGTGACCTGCACGTCCTGGCCGTGAATGGACAGAACGGATATCGACTTGCCGTCGCGGTTGGCGACCAGCGCCAATGTCCCGGTTCTATCGATTGCCAGACCGGATGGTTGCGATCCGACCTTGACCGTCGAAATGAGTTTCGGCGGCCGCGCTGTCAGGTCGACTACGAATAGCCTGTCATCTGGCACAGGCTTCCATGTGCCGCCGTCCACCGGTTGCCAGTTGAGCGAGTTGGCGATCAACGCGAGACTCTGATCGGGTGTCACTGCGAGGTTGGTCGGCGGTCCGACCACGGAATTGGTGAGTGGCAGCGCGCCGATCAGCTCAGGGTGGGCAGGGTCCTTCAGATCGTAGAACTGAACCAGGTCTTCACCGGGTTGCCTGTTCACACGCTGGCCCTGGTCGTTGAAAACCAGCTTCGTATCGATGCCGACCACCATAACTTGCGCACCGGCAACACCCGAAAATCCGACCGCAAGAATTATCGCTGCGACAAGGCTTCTTGTTTTCATGATCAAGTTCCCGAGGCAAGGGAAGCGCAGGGCGCATCCTGGACGAGTTCGATCCGATGGCCACCTTCATGGTCCGGCTCGCGTATGAAAGGCCAGTGTGCCTGGTCGTGCCTACGGAACGACGGTGTACGGTTGCCCAACCGTGATGGTGGAAAAAATCAGAAAGCGCAGCACTGCGTGGTCGTCCACGTTGCGGAACAAGGTATGCGGCACCATCGCCTGGTCCTGCAGGCTCTCGCCCGCGTGGTAGAGCCGAGGCGGATCGTTGCCATACGCCGACTCGGCCGTACCCTCGATGATGTAGTTCAGACCCGCGACGGGATGATGGTGGAGCGGCGCCGAAACACCGGGCAGGAGCGTGACCAGATCCATACGCAGTTCCTGGTCTGTATCGGGAATTGCATGGCGTTCCAGCGTGGTACGCGTAATACCCTTCATCTGAACTGGAATGGTCTGCGCGATGCTGGTGCCGCGCGTGAGAAGCAATGAGGCTGCGGCAACGCCGAGCGCCGAACGGGTGAAGTGTCGCCGCGACCAGCCGGCGAGTGCTTCGCCATCGGGAGTCGGAGTCGGGCGGGGGATACGGACGATCGGCATGTACATCTCCCTGGAGTAATGACCACCGGTACCGCGTTGCGACATTAAGTTACGAGCGTAATGCTGTCAATGTTTATTATGTGACGGACGTCATCTTATTTGAGAGAGCAGCATGGGACGCTACGCGCAGGGGCATAAGGAAGAAAGCCGGGCCCGCATTGTGGCCGCGATCGGCCGTGGGTTTCGCAGGCAGGGTTATGGTGGCAGCGGTGTCGACGGACTGGCTCGCGAGGCGGGTGTGACGCACGGTGCGTTCTATGGCCACTTTCGCTCCAAGGCGGAAGCGTTTGGCGCTGCGGTGACGGCTGGGTTGAGCGGGCTCAGGCAAGGGGTTGAGCGGTCGCGCGAAGAGCATGGCGCGGGCTGGGTTGCTGCGTTTGCCGCGCGCTACATGGGATTCAAAAGGACGTGCGAACTCGGCGACGCGTGCACCTTGCAGAGTCTGTCTGCAGAGATCGAGCGCACCGATCCGACCACTCGCGCTGCTTACGAAGTCGAACTGCGGCGTGTCATGGAGGCCGTCGCCGCGGGGCTTGTTAACGGCACCGAGGCTGAACGTCGGGCCCGTGCATGGGTCATGCTGTCCGTGCTGGTGGGCGGCGCGACTTTAGCGCGCGCGGTCCCGGGCGAGGAGACCAGTGAAGAGATTGCGGAGGCAGTCCAGCGTGCTGTTCTCGGGCTCGCGGAAGGGAAGCCTGGCGGGTGACTGGACGCCGGGTCGCAGCGAAACGCACCAGTACCCGCTCAGCAACCGCCGCCTGGCTTAACGCCACCCCCTATACCACCCATGATGCGGATGCCACCACCCCCAGCCATACCGCGCGTGATAACGCCACACATAACCCGGCGCCGGCGCCACCTCGACCGGTGCGACGTACGCTACGCCCGGTGGCGGCCCAGCAGGTTCGACCGGGGCGACCACGCATCCCGAGAGTGCACCGACGAGCAGCGCAGGACATAGAGCGAGCAGGATTCTTGATTTCATGATGAGTGAGTACCGTTTGACATAGGCGGGAGAATTCCCCGCTCCATTAAACGGTGGCAACCCGAAAATCCGTCGCAAGAACGCTATTTTTCTTCGTTGTCGGGCAGTGGCCGCTGCGCCGGCGGCAAGTGCCACGACCCGTATTTCTGCAGACCTTCGGCGAACTTGACGCGCTCCTCCGGCGTCAGCGCTGCCGCATACTCGACGACACGTTGCTCCACATGCGTTCTGAAGGCGACATCGGCTTCGCGAGTACTGGTGATCGCCGCATCGAGCGCCGCCTGATCGAGGGGCGATGCTGCCAGCAGACGGAGCACATTCTTGCGTCCGTTCACGGCTGCCTGTCCGTACTGCCGCGCTTCACGGCGCGCATCCCGCAAGGTCTCGACGAATTCCTGTTGCTGTGCGGCCGACAACTGCTCCGCGGCGAAACGCGGTGCGCCAGGCTGCTTTGCCGTTTCGTGCCAGTGCGAGTAAAGGTATTGCCCGGCCCCGCCTGCGAGCGCGCCGAGCATGAAGATATTCAGTCCCAGCGACGCGATCAGCAGCCACTTCGGGTTCCGCGCCCGTATTTCGTCGCTCATTCACTACTCCAGTCGAAAGCAGAACTACTGAAAGTCGTGTTCTGATAAGCCGCTTCTGTGCCGATATGGGACGAACCCGCCAGCACGAAAAGCGATACCGCCAATGCGCCGACGAGTCCGCCCGTCAGCCCTGCGCCAGCAAGCGCCAGACCTGGCCACCACGTGCGCCGTCCGGGCACCGAGCGTGCCTCAGGTGCCCGCGGCGCTCCGCCGACGATACGCCGCCGCAGCTCGCGATCGGGCGCGGCGACCACATAGCTTTCCAGCCAGTCGTCGAGCTCGCTGGCGCTCGCGAGCATCGCATCGGCTTCGTCGCGATGCTGTTGCGCCCATGCCATCGATGCGGCGCGTTCGTCTTCGGGCCAGCGGTGCGGGTCGCTTCCGTAGGCGTCGACAAGTACACGGAATCGTTCGGGGGTCATCGTGTGTCCTTGCTGTGGCTGCTATTCGTCAGTTGCGCGCGCAGGTTGCGGCGTGCGCGCGAGAGCAGGCTTTCGAGCGCGTCGACCGTAATGCCCATCACGCCCGCCGCTTCGATGTTGGATAGCTCCTGATAATAATTGAGTACCAGTGCTTCCCGTTGGCGCGCGGGCAGTGTCGCCAGCGCCGCGCGAATCTGTTCGTCGCGCGAGCGATGCTCGAGCCTTTCGTCGGGCGCGATGGCGGGGTCGACGAGATCGGGCAGGCCGTCTTCGTCATCGGTGGGTTTCTCGCGGTTGGCCCGCAGGCGGTCGTAACACAGATTCATCGCGACGCGATGCAGCCAGGTATCGAAGCGCGCCTCGCCGGTGCGCCAGTGCGGCGCCTGTTTCCAGATGCGGATAAAGGCTTCCTGCGTGACATCCTCGGCTTCCATGCGATCTCCCAGCATACGCGTGGCGAGCGCAAGCAGCCGCGGCAGCTTGCGCTCCATCAGCGTACGGACGGCCGCCGAATCGCGTCGGCCCACCCGTTCAATCAATTCGGCGTCGGGGTCCTGTTCACTCAACGCGCGCAGCCTTCGCGCGTCGAGTGCGCAGTCCGCCGGTCTCGCCGACACTTCATCCGGACTTGCTTCACGTGCCGTTCATCCCCGCTCAGATCGATGTTGTCCGCTTGCTGCTCGATGCGCCCGGAGCATTTCTCCGCGGCATACCTGATCAATATATGACGGCTACAGCGCGATAGCAGGCTGGTCGTGGTGGCACGACGACACGACCGGCCAGAACACGCGCGTCAAGCCCAGTGACCTTCGATCCAGCGCCAGCGCGGTCCGAACTGCGCCCAGTGACCGGGCACCCAGTGATAGCCGACTCGCACGAGTTGCCAGTGTCCGGGCACCCACGCATAGGCGCCATTGATCCAGCGCCAGTGTCCGCGATCCCAGACGTAGCCCGCGCGCGGCGTCGGAACGACTTCCACGCGCACCGGCGGGGGCGGCGCCGTGGGGGTAACGATGATCGCCTGAGCGAAGGTGGCGGACGCGGCAAGCGCGGCTAGCGGGGCGACGAGATATTTTGCGAGGTTGACTGGTCTCATGTGGGTTCCAAGTACGGGCGCCAGAAATTGGGGCGTCGAGTCTTAAACGGAGACTTAGCGGGAATCCGTCGCGCAATTGCAAAAAAGTATGGAAGCGCGAGTGGGCGACAGGTTTTCGTAAGAATTCGCATTGCGCAGCAGCCCGGAGAGAGCGCGCGAAAACGTTGCGCCGCTGGGGCCGCAGGCTTGAGCAGGGCGTGCGCTCAGTTGCTCAGGGGCAGCTTGCGCATCGGATCGCGCCCGAGATCGAGACCGGCCGCCTTGCCGGTACTGGCTGCTTCATCGGGTTCGCTGATCCAGAGCACCGGAGGCACACGGCGCATGATCGTTTCGATTGCGTCGATGGTCGACAGGTCGAACCGGCTGACGACGAGATCCGGACGGCCCGGGCGTTCGTAGCGATCGAAGCCGTCGGCAAGCTGCGCGACGCGGCCGGGATCGTCCTGCGTGTGCGGACTTCTTGCGCTGGTCGGATCGACTGGCGGCGGCGTGTCGACGAAGATCTCGAAGTACGCGTCGCCGATGATTTCCCGCGCCAGCCTGCGGTGCGACGCAAGCGGTGCGATCGCGACCACGATCGGAATGACCGCCTGTCTGCTCAGCAGATCGGCGCAATGCGCGATGCGGCGGATGTTCTCGGTCTGCGCGTCTGGATCGTATCCGAGGTCTTCGCTCAAACCCGAGCGGATCGTATCCCCGTCGAGAACCACGGCCTGCGCGCCGAAAGCGACGAGCCGGACCTGCACACCGGATGCAATGCGCGATTTGCCGGCGCCCCGTACGCCTGTGAGCCAGAGTACGGGAGCAATCGCCGAAGGGGTATGACAGTAAGGTGCGCTACGCGACATGTTTTGAGCCCCTGATGATCCGCCGGACACGATGGCGAATTGCATTTAACGCGTGGGGACGAAAAAACCGTCGCTGATGCTTTCGCGACTACGCATTGGCTGTTGCGCGCGCAGCCTCATCGATTAACGCACTGACTTCGACCGGCCGCGACGCAAGCGAAGCGTGGCTCGAATCGAGCGTAATCACCTTGCGAGCATGGAGTCGTGCCGACATCATCTGCTGGTTTTCCGGCGCGATCATGCGGTCCTTGCTCGAGATCTGATACCACGATGATTTCTGCTTCCACGCAGGTGCAGTGATGGTGTCGCCGAAGGTGCTCGCGAGCGGCGCCTTCTGCGTGACGCCCATCACGAGGCCTTCGTCCGGCGTCAGATCCTGGCAGAAGCTCTCATGGAATTTGTCTGCTTTAACCCACAGGTAGCCGTCGCTGTCGGGTTCGAGATTGGCGGCCGCGGCCGGAAGGTTCTGCTGGGTAATGCCGCCGGGGCTTTCTCCCGCGTCCGGTGCGAAGGCGGCGATATAGACGAGCCCAACTACGTTCGGCAGATCGCCGGCTTCGGTGATAACCGCGCCGCCATACGAATGACCGACCAGCAACACTGGGCCTTGCTGCTGCGCGACCATCTTGCGGGTGCGCCCGGCGTCTTCGGCGAGCGAGGTTAGCGGAAGTTCGACAGCGCGAATCGACGTATACCCCTTGCGTGTCAATTCGACGATGACCTTGCTCCAGTGCGCGGCGCCGCCCCAGAAACCGTGAACCAGAACGATGGTGGGTGTGTTACTCATGGCATGCTCCTTTGAGGTTGGGAACTGCCTGTCAGATCATACCTACGATCCGTGTCGCTTCGCGGCGTTTGTTAAATGCTGCGTACCGTACGCCTCACTTCGCGGCGCGAGAGACCTGGCTCGCGGACCTCAACTGTCGAGAACAAGGCCATTGCGGCCGGCAGCGGCAAGCTGCGGGCGCAAGGGCGACGGTTGAGCATCGTCCGCGGCTGCGATCCACAACGGCAGCGCGTCGAGCAGCACGGACTGACCGTATGGCGTGAGCGTGAGGCGTCTGCGTCGACGCTCGCCTTGCCCTACATGCGCCGCGACCAGTGCCCTGCGCATCAGAATGCTCAGTTGTGCGGATACGTGTGCGGTTTCCATCTGCATCTCTTGCGCGAGTTCGCTGACTGTTGGCGGCTCGGCGCGATACAGCAGCGCGAGCAGGCAGAATTGCGCGGCACTGATCTGTAGCGAACGCAGCGCGTCGTTACGCCTGCGCGCGATTTCGCGCATGCTGCGCTGGGCGAGCAGATAGTCGAGGCTCGACTGACTGGCATGAGCAAGCAACGCAGCTTTGTCTGCCGATAGGGCGCGTGTCATACGTGGGATTCCATTTCGAGTGCATCGTGCCGAACGCAATCGGCGCATCGTCACACGGTAGTCAAGATGGACCGACGGATAAAGAGGCTGAACGCGAAAAGAGTGCTTCCCGAATGCGAACAATCCGCCGCGCTGTGTGGCATCGCGGAGGGTTGTGCTTCGAGGTCGTTCGGAGGGGAATAGAAAAACTACCTGAACGGGCAGCCGTGCCGATTTTTTTGTTCTGGCGCTGCCCTATATGAACCGCACGGTTCGCATCAATTCGTCCGTCGCGGCGTCCCCGTGTTCACGGACATATCGAACTGCGCCTCGGCTTCGGCCAGTTCATCGAGTGCCTGCTCGAGTTGCAGCACTGCGAGCGAATGCTCGATCTCCCTGCTTTCCGGTGCCGGTTCGCCGCGAACGATGCGAAACGCCATGTCGACCTTTCTCGACGCGCGGACGAATCGCTCCGCAGCGCTGGCTTCAAGTGAGCGTGCAGTGACCGACATGACTGAACCTCCAATGCTCGAATACTGAAGAGTGTCGATGACAGCGGCGGGAACTCGTGTCTGCCTGCACTCTCGCTGGGACGCACCCGTATGCCTGCAAATCGCGAGCATACATCGGGTTGGGCGTCGTATTTCGGTAGCTTGCCAGGAACTTGGCGGAACCGCCAGGAGTATGTTGCGAATTCTCACACGGCACTGTTAACTTTAATGCCGTTGTGTTAACTTTATCCGCCTTCGCGAAATCGTCACGTTAACCGTGCACGCATGCTGAGGCGAACGCAGGAACCAAGACCTAAAACGTTTCCTTGAACGGCCGCAAATCGACTTCCTGCGTCCATGCAGAAGGATGCTGACGATGCAGGGTCCAGTACATGTCGGCGATGGCATCGATGTTCAGCAGACCATTCTCGCCGCGCTCCGCGATCACACCGGGACGTGCCTGCCTGAGCCGCTCGCCGTCGATGCCGCCGTCCACCACGACATGCGCCACATGCAGTCCCTGCGGACCGAACTCGCGCGCCATGCTTTGCGCGATCATGCGCACGCCTGCTTTCGACGATGCAAAGTGCGCGAAGCCCGGTTTGCCGCGCAGGCTTGCTGACGCACCGGTGAAGATCAACGTGCCGCCGCCCGACGGCGCGATACGCCGCGCCACTTCGCGTCCAACCAGAAACGCACCGAGCGGTCCGACGCGCCAGAAGCTTTCGAAATCGGCGGCGCTGAGTTCGGTGAACGGGACGTATCGGTTGTTGCCGGCGTTGTAGACGACGAGATCGGGCGGCGCGATGTCATCGCGTGGCGTCATCGCCTTGTCGAACAGCGCGAGCACGTCCGCTTCCTGGGTCGTGTCGGCAACGACGGCTTCCGCGGTGCCGCCCGCGTCAACGATCGCTTCAACCACCTGCGTCAGTTTCGCGAGCGTTCGACCTGCGACATACACGTGATATCCCTCGCGCGCGATGCGCTTGCACAGCGCTGCACCCAGGCCCACTTCCGCACCCACACCAACGACGATTGCACTCGATCGACTCATGTTCAATGCTCCACGCATGCGAGCGGGCTACCTGCTGGCCTGCGCTGTGAGGCGCTAGTCAGCATTGCAGCGGTATATCCAGGGGAGCCGGTGCGGCGGCTCGCGCAGCGTTCACTGCGCAAACCACCGCACCGGTTATGTCACAGAAGGTCTAGCGATGCTGGCTGACGAACTTGGTAACCAGATACGCTTCCATGGCTTCGGTACCGCCTTCCGAGCCGTAGCCCGAATCCTTGACGCCGCCGAACGGCGTTTCGGCGAGGCCGAGACCGTGGTGGTTGACCGAGATCATGCCGCTTTCGATGTCTTCCGAAAGCGCGGCCGCCGTCGACGTCGAACGGGTGTACGCGTAAGCAGCAAGCCCATACGGCAGACGGTTGGCTTCGGCGATCACTTCATCGTAGCTGCTGAAACGATTGACCGGCGCAACCGGGCCGAACGGTTCTTCGGTCAGGATGCGGGCTGAGAGCGGCGTGTCGACGAGTACGGTCGGCTGGAAGAAATAGCCTTCGCGTCCAATCCGCTCACCGCCGGCGAGCACCTTCGCACCGTGTTCGCGTGCATCGGCGACGAGCCGTTCCATCGCTTCGACGCGGCGGACATTTGCGAGCGGCCCCATCTGTACGCCATCTTGCAGCCCGTTGCCGACCTTGATCGACTTGATCGTGGCGACGAAATGCTCGACGAACTGATCGTAGGCCGCGTCTTCGACGAGGAAGCGTGTCGGCGAAATGCACACCTGGCCCGCGTTTCTGATCTTGGCGGTGGCCAGCAATTTCGCTGCACGCGGAATGTCGGCGTCGGCAAACACGATAGCCGGCGCATGACCGCCCAGTTCCATCGTCGCGCGCTTCATGTGCAGGCCGGCCATTGCCGCGAGCTGCTTGCCCACAGCGGTCGAACCGGTGAACGAAATCTTGCGGATGACCGGATGCTCGATGAAGAACCGCGATACATCCGCCGGAACGCCGAACACGAGATTCAACACGCCGGCCGGCAGGCCTGCATCATGGAACGCGGCGACGAGCGCGGCGCAACTGGCCGGCGTTTCTTCCGGTCCCTTCAGAACGATCGAGCAACCCGCGGCCAATGCCGCCGATACTTTGCGCACTGCCTGGTTGAGCGGGAAGTTCCACGGCGTGAACGCAGCAACAGGGCCGACCGGTTCGCGCGTGACGACTTGTTGCACGGCGCCGCTGCGCGACGGGATGACGCGGCCATACGTGCGGCGTGCTTCTTCGGCAAACCAGTCGATCGTATCCGCGGCGGATAGCGTTTCGACCCGCGCTTCCGCGAGCGGCTTGCCCTGTTCCATCGTCATGATCGCGGCGACGGTTTCGAAGCGCGCACGCAGATTGTCGGCGGCGCGGCGCATCAGCTTGCTGCGCTCGTAAGCTGAAACTTTGCGCCATTCGGCGAAGCCGCGTTGCGCGGCCTGGGCAGCCTGTTCGAGTTCCGCTTCGCTGGCTAGCGCGAGGCGGCCGATCGCGACTTCGCTGGCCGGATTGATGACGTCGGTCTGCCGTGCGCCGGCATGCCAGGCGCCGTCGATATACAGCTGCGTGTCGGGATAAGAGGGTTGTGAGGTGCTCATCGGTGCTTCGCTCCTTGGATAGTTCGCTGCATGTTACCGCTGCTGCGTGAAAACGGCCTGGCTGCGGGTCGGGCGCCCGGCCCCCGGCGGACAGGGCCGGAAGAGCCGACAAGCCGCTATTTTCCTCCAAAAGCGGAAAGGCGGTTTGCCACGGCCGCAAGCGGCTGTAAGGAGCACCGAGCCTGCGATCAGTCTTTCGGCGCGTACTGCATCTCGCCGTTGCCAAACGACCAGTCTTCGCGTTTCACGTCGACGAGGCTGATCCAGACGTCCGCTTTCCTCAGGCCGGTCTTCGCATGAATGCCGTCGGCGACCGCGCGATAAAACGCTTTCTTCACGTCGACGGTTCGCCCGGCGTTCCACGTAACCTGGATAAAGACGATTCCTGGCGTGTACGAAATGCCGAGATAGCCTTCGGCGGGATAGATCAATTCGTCCGCGGCGTGGCGGGTAACGATCTGGAAGCGGTCGTGCTGCGGCACGCTGGCGACCTGGATCATCGCTTCATAGACCGCGTCGCTGACGCCGCGCACGACTTCCGCCGAGGCGCTGCTGGAAAGATTGATGCGTACGAGTGGCATGGCGAACTCCTGCAAGATGTCGAAGCGGTAGCCAGCGGACGCGACGGTACGCTGCGTCTGATCTGCACTGGCAACCATTGAGCCATCAGATTAGACTTCAATCATGTAGTGCGGCAAGCGCATAATTATCATCAAGATAATGAGAGATAAGCATGATTGCAGAAGACCTCAGATCGTTCGTGACTGTCATCGACGAAGCATCGCTCACGCGTGCAGCCAATACGCTGTGTGTCACGCAGTCGGCGGTGTCGCGCCGCATCCAGCGGCTCGAGGAATCGCTGGGCGCGGAGCTGTTCGACAGAAACAGCAAGCCGCCGAAGGCGACTGCGCTTGCCCAGCGCATCTACGAATACGCAGTCCCGCTGCTGCGCGACCTCGATCGTTTGCTCGACATCCCTGCCGAGCATGCAGCGCCCGCAGGAACATTCCGTCTCGGCATGACGCAAGCAGTGGCCGATATCGTGCTGTTCGATGCGGTGATCGCACTGAAGTCCGCTTTCCCCGCGCTCGACGTCCGGCTGCATACCGACTGGAGCAGCGGCTTGCAGCAACAACTGGCGCCCGGCAGCCTCGATGCCGCGGTACTGCTGTTGCCGCATGGACGCCCGCCCGCTGCCGGCACGGCCGGGCGTCTGATCACGACGCTCGATGTGGTGGTGGTGCAAAGCCGCAAGAAGCCGCTCGTCAAGGGGCGCACTGCGATCCGCTCGCTTGCCGCGCATACGTGGGTGCTGAATCCACACGGATGTGGCTATCGCGCGGCACTCGAACGCGCCATGGACGATGCGGGGCACAGCCTGCGCGTCGGCGTCGATACGCACGGCACCGACATGCAGTTGCGTCTGGTCGCCGCAGGGCTGGGCCTGGGGCTCGTGCCACGCAGTGTCCTGCAGCGCAGTAGCCCGTATCGGGATCTTGTGGTGGTCAACGTCAATGATTTCGCGCTGCAGCTCGATGTGTGGCTCGTGCATCCGCAGCAACTGGGCAATCTTCGGCGTGCGGTGGACCTGCTCGCCGATGTCGCAACGGAAACCCTCCGCAAGCATGACGCGGTGAAGAGAAAGCGGCCAGGCGTCTAATGCCGGCTGCGTCTGGCCAGAAGACAAGCCGCCACGATTTCTACGATAATGCGCGCAGCCGCCGCAGAAGCGGCTCAGTTCGAATCGTTCGGACCGTTCGAACCATTAGGACCCTTACCACCACGCTGTTCTGTACCGGAGATTGCACTTTCCGTCGCAGATCTATCAGGAGGATTCATGGAGCCCACCGATCAGGCCGGCCGTTCATGGCTATGGCTCATCTTGCTCATCCCGTACATCGCGCTGTTGTGGCTGCCGTTCTATAACGACGCGCGTCCTTCGTTTGCGGGCTTTCCGTTCTTCTACTGGTATCAGTTCCTCTGGGTGCCGTTGACGTCGCTCCTGATCTACGTCGTCTACCGGAGGATCAAATGAGCGATCTGAATCCCATCAATCCGGTGGCGATGAGCGTTTTCATCGCGTTCTTCCTGCTGGTCACCGTGGTCGGC
This region includes:
- a CDS encoding adenylyl-sulfate kinase, with the translated sequence MSRSAPYCHTPSAIAPVLWLTGVRGAGKSRIASGVQVRLVAFGAQAVVLDGDTIRSGLSEDLGYDPDAQTENIRRIAHCADLLSRQAVIPIVVAIAPLASHRRLAREIIGDAYFEIFVDTPPPVDPTSARSPHTQDDPGRVAQLADGFDRYERPGRPDLVVSRFDLSTIDAIETIMRRVPPVLWISEPDEAASTGKAAGLDLGRDPMRKLPLSN
- a CDS encoding alpha/beta hydrolase gives rise to the protein MSNTPTIVLVHGFWGGAAHWSKVIVELTRKGYTSIRAVELPLTSLAEDAGRTRKMVAQQQGPVLLVGHSYGGAVITEAGDLPNVVGLVYIAAFAPDAGESPGGITQQNLPAAAANLEPDSDGYLWVKADKFHESFCQDLTPDEGLVMGVTQKAPLASTFGDTITAPAWKQKSSWYQISSKDRMIAPENQQMMSARLHARKVITLDSSHASLASRPVEVSALIDEAARATANA
- a CDS encoding SDR family NAD(P)-dependent oxidoreductase, which translates into the protein MSRSSAIVVGVGAEVGLGAALCKRIAREGYHVYVAGRTLAKLTQVVEAIVDAGGTAEAVVADTTQEADVLALFDKAMTPRDDIAPPDLVVYNAGNNRYVPFTELSAADFESFWRVGPLGAFLVGREVARRIAPSGGGTLIFTGASASLRGKPGFAHFASSKAGVRMIAQSMAREFGPQGLHVAHVVVDGGIDGERLRQARPGVIAERGENGLLNIDAIADMYWTLHRQHPSAWTQEVDLRPFKETF
- a CDS encoding LysR family transcriptional regulator; this encodes MIAEDLRSFVTVIDEASLTRAANTLCVTQSAVSRRIQRLEESLGAELFDRNSKPPKATALAQRIYEYAVPLLRDLDRLLDIPAEHAAPAGTFRLGMTQAVADIVLFDAVIALKSAFPALDVRLHTDWSSGLQQQLAPGSLDAAVLLLPHGRPPAAGTAGRLITTLDVVVVQSRKKPLVKGRTAIRSLAAHTWVLNPHGCGYRAALERAMDDAGHSLRVGVDTHGTDMQLRLVAAGLGLGLVPRSVLQRSSPYRDLVVVNVNDFALQLDVWLVHPQQLGNLRRAVDLLADVATETLRKHDAVKRKRPGV
- a CDS encoding NAD-dependent succinate-semialdehyde dehydrogenase, giving the protein MSTSQPSYPDTQLYIDGAWHAGARQTDVINPASEVAIGRLALASEAELEQAAQAAQRGFAEWRKVSAYERSKLMRRAADNLRARFETVAAIMTMEQGKPLAEARVETLSAADTIDWFAEEARRTYGRVIPSRSGAVQQVVTREPVGPVAAFTPWNFPLNQAVRKVSAALAAGCSIVLKGPEETPASCAALVAAFHDAGLPAGVLNLVFGVPADVSRFFIEHPVIRKISFTGSTAVGKQLAAMAGLHMKRATMELGGHAPAIVFADADIPRAAKLLATAKIRNAGQVCISPTRFLVEDAAYDQFVEHFVATIKSIKVGNGLQDGVQMGPLANVRRVEAMERLVADAREHGAKVLAGGERIGREGYFFQPTVLVDTPLSARILTEEPFGPVAPVNRFSSYDEVIAEANRLPYGLAAYAYTRSTSTAAALSEDIESGMISVNHHGLGLAETPFGGVKDSGYGSEGGTEAMEAYLVTKFVSQHR
- a CDS encoding MarR family transcriptional regulator, which translates into the protein MTRALSADKAALLAHASQSSLDYLLAQRSMREIARRRNDALRSLQISAAQFCLLALLYRAEPPTVSELAQEMQMETAHVSAQLSILMRRALVAAHVGQGERRRRRLTLTPYGQSVLLDALPLWIAAADDAQPSPLRPQLAAAGRNGLVLDS
- a CDS encoding tautomerase family protein, with the protein product MPLVRINLSSSASAEVVRGVSDAVYEAMIQVASVPQHDRFQIVTRHAADELIYPAEGYLGISYTPGIVFIQVTWNAGRTVDVKKAFYRAVADGIHAKTGLRKADVWISLVDVKREDWSFGNGEMQYAPKD